The following proteins are encoded in a genomic region of Gottschalkia purinilytica:
- a CDS encoding uroporphyrinogen decarboxylase family protein, which produces MIHQKDKMTPKERLQAYFKKEEVDRLPFTISLGEPSAKFLGISSFDYHHKADSIVETEVFCFNRFGQDGISVRTGLHGIAEAMGSKLSFAEKGLAAVEIPFLSLEENFQKLRPADPHKDGRLPMFLEAIERLQEKLGDVVPISAGLPGPFTTLSSLRGPEILMRDLHTQPEVAFKWMDIIMESFYAYIDEAAKLGVGFNISEPVASQSLISPRMFRTYVKPYLKKCVDRMIEKSGRKPSLHICGQTQKILRDMTETGVGTLSLDNAVDMEKAKIEVGNDICLSGNVKPVETILHGTKEDIFNEVKDLVKKLHDNPKGYVIAPGCQLPMTITLEKIDMYAEAARKFGKFPIEFDLD; this is translated from the coding sequence ATGATTCATCAAAAAGATAAAATGACACCTAAAGAAAGACTTCAAGCATACTTTAAAAAAGAAGAAGTAGATCGCTTACCATTTACAATATCTTTAGGTGAGCCAAGTGCCAAGTTTTTAGGAATATCTTCTTTTGATTATCATCACAAAGCAGATTCAATAGTAGAAACAGAAGTATTTTGTTTTAATCGATTTGGACAAGATGGTATATCAGTTAGAACAGGATTACATGGGATAGCAGAAGCAATGGGAAGTAAGTTATCTTTTGCTGAAAAAGGATTAGCAGCAGTAGAAATACCGTTTTTATCACTAGAAGAAAACTTTCAGAAACTTAGACCAGCTGATCCACATAAAGATGGAAGATTGCCCATGTTTTTGGAAGCAATAGAAAGACTACAGGAGAAACTTGGAGATGTGGTACCTATTAGCGCTGGATTACCAGGACCTTTTACAACCCTTAGCTCATTAAGAGGACCAGAGATTTTGATGAGAGATCTTCATACTCAGCCAGAGGTAGCTTTTAAATGGATGGATATTATAATGGAAAGTTTTTATGCTTATATTGATGAGGCAGCAAAGTTAGGAGTTGGATTTAACATTTCTGAACCTGTGGCATCACAATCACTAATTAGCCCTAGGATGTTTAGGACGTATGTAAAACCTTATCTGAAAAAATGTGTAGATAGAATGATTGAAAAAAGTGGCAGAAAACCTTCACTTCATATCTGCGGACAGACACAAAAAATACTAAGAGATATGACTGAAACTGGAGTAGGAACATTAAGCCTTGATAATGCTGTTGATATGGAAAAAGCAAAGATAGAAGTTGGAAATGACATTTGCTTATCAGGAAATGTAAAGCCTGTTGAAACGATACTTCATGGAACAAAAGAAGATATATTTAATGAGGTAAAAGATCTTGTTAAAAAACTTCATGATAATCCTAAAGGATATGTCATAGCACCTGGTTGTCAGTTGCCAATGACAATTACTTTAGAAAAGATAGATATGTATGCAGAAGCAGCACGTAAGTTTGGAAAGTTTCCTATAGAATTTGATTTAGATTAA
- a CDS encoding VOC family protein yields the protein MDYEMLHTCIRVMDLEKSLKFYKEAIGLVEKKRIDYPEHKFTLVYLSDELGHYELELTYNYNPDKPYEIGNGFSHLAVSVDDLEGSRERHKEMGYTVTELMGLPDSPPKYYFVTDPDGYRVEVIRAS from the coding sequence ATGGATTATGAAATGCTTCATACTTGTATAAGAGTAATGGACTTAGAGAAATCTTTAAAGTTTTACAAAGAAGCAATAGGTCTAGTAGAGAAAAAAAGAATAGACTATCCTGAACATAAGTTTACTTTAGTTTACTTAAGTGATGAATTAGGTCACTATGAATTAGAATTAACGTATAACTATAACCCAGATAAGCCTTATGAAATAGGAAATGGATTCAGTCATTTAGCAGTATCAGTAGATGACTTAGAAGGTTCTAGAGAAAGACATAAAGAAATGGGATATACTGTTACAGAATTAATGGGACTTCCAGATAGTCCACCTAAATATTATTTTGTAACTGACCCAGATGGATATAGAGTAGAAGTTATAAGAGCTAGTTAA
- a CDS encoding ABC transporter ATP-binding protein, with protein MGKGIPGGGEKARDFKGTMKKLLKYLGAYKLSIFIVVIFAAASSAFSIVGPKILGKATTKIFEGIMGKISGTGTGIDFKYIGNIVLGLLALYILSSIFSYIQGWIMSGVSMKVSYRFRKDISEKINRMPLKYFDSTNHGEVLSRVTNDIDTVSQTLNQSLTQIITSVATVIGVLIMMFSISWVMTLVALCIIPVSMILIIGVVKKSQKYFKQQQDYLGNVNGHVEEMYGGHTVMKAFNGEEKSVEEFDELNNKLYGVAWKSQFLSGMMMPIMNFVSNLGYVAVCILGGWLTVKKTIELGDIQAFIQYVRSFTQPISQLANISNILQQTAASAERVFEFLAEEEEVPETSNPIKLKDVDGSVEFKNVRFGYNSDKIVINDFSASVKPGQKVAIVGPTGAGKTTIIKLLMRFYDVNEGAILVDGHDIREFTRNDLRSMFGMVLQDTWLYNGSIMENIRYGRLDATDEEVIEAAKAAHVDSFVHALPDGYNMVLNEEASNVSQGQKQLITIARAILADPKILILDEATSSVDTRTELQIQKAMDNLMENRTSFIIAHRLSTIRDADLILVMDKGDIIEQGNHYDLLKKGGFYANLYNSQFEENQAS; from the coding sequence TTATTGTAGTAATATTTGCAGCAGCTAGTTCTGCATTTTCTATAGTAGGTCCAAAAATTTTAGGTAAAGCCACTACAAAAATATTTGAAGGTATAATGGGAAAAATCTCAGGTACTGGTACTGGAATAGATTTTAAATATATAGGAAATATAGTTTTAGGTCTTCTAGCGTTATATATCCTTAGTTCGATATTTAGTTATATTCAAGGATGGATAATGTCTGGAGTATCAATGAAGGTAAGTTATCGTTTTAGAAAGGACATTTCTGAAAAGATTAATCGTATGCCTCTAAAATACTTTGACAGTACGAATCATGGAGAAGTATTATCACGTGTTACTAATGATATAGATACTGTCAGTCAAACACTTAATCAAAGTTTAACTCAAATTATTACGTCAGTAGCAACAGTAATCGGTGTTTTGATTATGATGTTTTCTATAAGTTGGGTTATGACACTTGTAGCACTTTGTATAATACCTGTATCTATGATACTAATTATAGGTGTGGTAAAGAAATCACAAAAGTACTTTAAGCAACAACAAGATTATTTAGGAAATGTAAATGGCCATGTAGAAGAAATGTATGGTGGCCACACTGTAATGAAAGCCTTTAATGGAGAAGAAAAAAGTGTTGAAGAATTTGATGAACTAAATAATAAACTCTATGGTGTAGCATGGAAATCACAGTTCTTATCAGGTATGATGATGCCTATAATGAACTTTGTAAGTAACTTAGGATATGTGGCAGTATGTATCTTGGGAGGATGGCTTACTGTAAAGAAAACTATAGAACTTGGAGATATTCAAGCTTTCATTCAATATGTACGTTCATTTACACAACCAATTTCACAACTTGCGAATATATCTAACATACTTCAACAAACTGCTGCATCAGCAGAACGTGTATTTGAATTTTTAGCAGAGGAAGAGGAAGTTCCAGAGACTTCTAATCCAATAAAACTTAAAGATGTAGATGGTAGTGTAGAATTTAAAAATGTTAGATTTGGATATAACTCTGATAAAATCGTTATTAATGATTTCTCAGCTTCTGTTAAGCCAGGTCAAAAGGTTGCAATTGTTGGACCTACTGGTGCAGGAAAAACTACTATAATTAAGCTTTTAATGCGCTTTTATGATGTAAACGAAGGAGCAATACTAGTTGATGGACACGATATAAGAGAGTTTACTCGTAATGATTTACGTTCAATGTTCGGTATGGTTTTACAAGATACTTGGCTTTATAACGGAAGTATAATGGAAAATATACGTTATGGTCGTCTAGATGCAACAGATGAAGAAGTTATAGAAGCCGCAAAGGCTGCACACGTTGATAGCTTTGTTCATGCTTTGCCAGATGGATATAATATGGTTTTAAATGAAGAGGCATCAAATGTATCACAAGGACAGAAACAGTTAATCACTATTGCAAGAGCTATACTCGCAGATCCTAAGATTCTTATACTTGATGAAGCTACAAGTTCTGTTGATACTCGTACTGAGCTTCAAATTCAAAAAGCTATGGATAATCTTATGGAGAATAGAACAAGTTTTATAATTGCTCATCGTTTATCAACGATTCGTGATGCTGACTTAATTCTTGTTATGGATAAGGGAGATATTATAGAGCAAGGAAATCACTATGATCTTCTTAAAAAAGGTGGTTTCTACGCTAATCTTTATAACAGTCAATTTGAAGAAAATCAGGCTAGTTAA